From the genome of Variovorax sp. RA8, one region includes:
- a CDS encoding class I fructose-bisphosphate aldolase: MTTELRATVHELVQKGKGILAADESGPTIAKRFKAIGVESTEENRRAWRSLLLATPGLGQYVSGIILYEETLGQRADGGDPVPQLAARQGIVPGIKVDAGKGPLALAPGDEITHGLDGLAQRLEGYKQQGARFAKWRAVYNVSGTLPSRAAIVANAEALARYAAVCQSLDVVPIVEPEVLIDGDHTQARCAEVTEDVLHEVFAALYRYGVALEHMLLKPSMVVPGKAQARQATPAEVAEQTLQVLRRTVPAAVPGINFLSGGQSPAEATANLDALNRRGPHPWQLSFSYGRALQEPAMQAWRGQAANAQLAQKALLQRAKLNSAATLGEYSASMEAAD; the protein is encoded by the coding sequence ATGACCACCGAACTTCGAGCGACCGTGCACGAGCTCGTGCAGAAGGGCAAGGGCATCCTGGCCGCCGATGAAAGCGGCCCGACCATCGCCAAGCGCTTCAAGGCGATCGGCGTGGAGTCGACCGAGGAAAATCGGCGCGCCTGGCGCAGCCTGCTGCTGGCGACGCCGGGCCTCGGCCAGTACGTCAGCGGCATCATCCTGTACGAGGAGACGCTCGGCCAGCGCGCCGACGGCGGCGATCCGGTGCCGCAGCTGGCCGCGCGGCAGGGCATCGTGCCGGGCATCAAGGTCGACGCGGGCAAGGGCCCGCTGGCGCTGGCGCCCGGCGACGAGATCACGCACGGCCTGGACGGGCTTGCGCAGCGGCTCGAGGGCTACAAGCAGCAAGGCGCGCGCTTCGCGAAGTGGCGCGCGGTCTACAACGTGTCCGGCACCCTGCCGAGCCGAGCCGCGATCGTGGCCAATGCGGAGGCGCTTGCGCGCTATGCGGCGGTCTGCCAGTCGCTGGACGTGGTGCCGATCGTCGAGCCCGAGGTGCTGATCGACGGCGACCACACACAGGCCCGCTGCGCGGAAGTCACCGAGGACGTCCTTCATGAGGTTTTCGCCGCGCTGTACCGTTACGGCGTGGCGCTCGAGCACATGCTGCTGAAGCCCAGCATGGTGGTGCCCGGCAAGGCGCAGGCCCGGCAAGCGACACCGGCCGAAGTGGCCGAGCAGACCTTGCAGGTGCTGCGGCGCACGGTGCCCGCGGCGGTGCCCGGCATCAACTTCCTCTCCGGCGGCCAGTCGCCGGCCGAGGCGACGGCCAACCTGGACGCGCTGAACCGACGCGGACCGCACCCGTGGCAACTGAGCTTCTCCTACGGACGCGCGCTGCAGGAACCCGCGATGCAGGCATGGCGAGGCCAGGCGGCCAATGCGCAGCTTGCCCAGAAGGCGCTGCTGCAGCGCGCCAAGCTGAACAGCGCGGCAACGCTCGGGGAATACAGCGCGTCGATGGAAGCCGCCGATTAG
- a CDS encoding NAD-glutamate dehydrogenase, protein MTTQTTEAARKDERLEEVEQLVRAKLPAESVEEVCGFVRRYFGQVDPEDLDERKAADLYGAALSHWGFARKREAGRPKLRVFNPTIAEHGWQSTHTIIEMVNDDMPFLVDSVTMEVNRHGLTLHLIIHPLMAVERGADGVLRGLASETGASPDARRESFIHVEVDRVPEPARMEALAADLERVLDDVRQAVADWKLMRERVLAIVQGLDDRPPPIPPEELAEGQAFLRWLADNHFTFLGCRSHELVKVDGEDALRIVPDSSLGILRDAEAPSANAAFAALPPEIRANARRPELLVVTKSTSRSTVHRPGHLDYVAVKRFDERGEVCGEDRFLGLFTSTAYSTNPAEIPLLRRKIARVVERAGLAAGSHSGKALSNILETYPRDELFQTGDDDLLQTAMGILHLGERQRFRLFVRRDPFERFLSCLIYAPRENYTTELRQKWQDILMREFNGIASEFNVHLSESVLARIQITVRTKPGSIPAFDVRELEEKLVAAARRWGDDLKTALIEATGEAQGNALLRRFGAAFPAGYRDEFAARAAVHDIQLMAQLSDERRLGMNLYRPLEAPPGTLRFKVLRRGEPITLSASLPMLEHLGMKVLDEHPHRVAPQGESPVWIHDLGLLAASGDTEIDVDALRPVFEEAFDAVLNGEVENDDFNRLVPAVQLPVHEIVILRAYAKYMRQIGFALSQSFIEGTLAAHAGIARALVELFKLRFDPQPAPDAQAREDEKVREIEAALDNVSNLSEDRVLRQYLALIQATLRTNYWRRDAAGRRRGFLSFKFDAAKVPDLPAPKPLFEIFVYSTRFEGVHLRGGRVARGGLRWSDRPEDFRTEVLGLVKAQMVKNTVIVPVGSKGGFVLKRAPSPADRDAYMREGVACYQDYLRGLLDITDNLAGTAIVPPPQVRRHDPDDAYLVVAADKGTATFSDYANGISKEYGFWLGDAFASGGSVGYDHKAMGITARGAWESVKRHFREMGIDTQSTEFTVAGVGDMSGDVFGNGMLLSRHILLVAAFDHRHIFLDPAPDAAKSFAERERLFKLPRSSWADYDASLISEGGGVHARSAKSIPLTPQVKQVLDIHADALTPTELVNAILKAPVALIYNGGIGTYVKAASETHAQVGDRANDALRVNGRELRCKVFAEGGNLGCTQLGRIEYARSGGRINTDAIDNSAGVDTSDHEVNIKILLGLPITEGELTEKQRNAILPEMTDDVAALVLRDNVFQTQVLSVTGRIAPQLLDAQTRFMQYLEKAGRLNRAIEYLPSDEELAERRAQGQGLTSPERAVLLAYSKIWLYDELLESTLPDDPWVATALERYFPSLLRERFAAWMPRHPLKREIIATHVTNSMINRVGSTFVHRLVETTGARAFEVVRAYLLSREIFGMVPLWLAIEALDNRVDDEVQSGMLIDTSRQLERGTMWFLRSRRLAEDMGSTIEHFKSNVETLSARLPQLLDTDERARVDAAAAHYTSRGVPRELAERVVNFGTLYATLDIAEIAGSARWPVELVAAIYFDIANRLGMPWLRDRIAALPGDQHWQALAKGAMQDDLSGLQRAITHAVLTGGGEGESPVARVEAWQAGNGRTLERAAQLMGELRAVAVPDAAMLAVALRELRALA, encoded by the coding sequence ATGACCACGCAGACGACCGAAGCAGCGCGCAAGGACGAGCGCCTGGAGGAAGTGGAGCAACTGGTGCGGGCCAAGCTCCCGGCCGAATCGGTGGAGGAGGTCTGCGGCTTCGTTCGCCGCTACTTCGGCCAGGTCGACCCGGAAGACCTGGACGAGCGGAAGGCGGCCGATCTCTACGGCGCCGCGCTCTCGCACTGGGGCTTCGCGCGCAAGCGCGAGGCGGGGAGGCCCAAGCTGCGGGTCTTCAACCCGACGATCGCGGAGCACGGCTGGCAGTCGACCCACACCATCATCGAGATGGTGAACGACGACATGCCGTTCCTGGTCGATTCAGTCACGATGGAGGTCAACCGCCACGGGCTCACGCTGCACCTGATCATCCATCCGCTCATGGCCGTCGAGCGCGGCGCCGACGGCGTGCTGCGGGGCCTGGCGAGCGAGACGGGCGCATCGCCCGACGCGCGCCGCGAGTCCTTCATCCATGTCGAGGTCGACCGCGTGCCGGAGCCGGCGCGCATGGAGGCGCTGGCGGCCGACCTCGAGCGCGTGCTCGACGACGTGCGCCAGGCCGTGGCCGACTGGAAGCTCATGCGGGAGCGGGTGCTCGCGATCGTGCAGGGCCTCGACGATCGCCCGCCGCCCATCCCGCCGGAGGAACTGGCGGAGGGCCAGGCCTTCCTGCGCTGGCTGGCCGACAACCACTTCACCTTCCTCGGCTGTCGCAGCCACGAGCTGGTCAAGGTCGACGGCGAGGATGCGCTGAGGATCGTGCCTGATTCCAGCCTCGGCATCCTGCGCGATGCAGAGGCGCCGAGCGCCAACGCCGCTTTCGCCGCGCTCCCTCCCGAAATACGCGCCAATGCACGCCGGCCCGAGCTGCTGGTCGTGACCAAGTCCACGTCGCGCTCCACCGTTCACCGGCCCGGCCACCTGGACTACGTGGCCGTCAAGCGCTTCGACGAACGTGGCGAGGTGTGCGGCGAGGACCGGTTCCTCGGGCTCTTCACCTCCACCGCCTACAGCACCAATCCGGCCGAGATTCCGCTGCTGCGGCGCAAGATCGCAAGGGTGGTGGAACGTGCCGGCCTCGCAGCCGGCAGCCACTCGGGCAAGGCGCTGAGCAACATCCTCGAGACCTACCCGCGCGACGAGCTGTTCCAGACCGGCGACGACGACCTGCTGCAGACCGCGATGGGCATCCTGCACCTGGGCGAACGCCAGCGCTTCCGGCTGTTCGTGCGGCGCGATCCCTTCGAGCGCTTCCTGTCCTGCCTGATCTACGCGCCGCGCGAGAACTACACCACCGAACTGCGCCAGAAGTGGCAGGACATCCTGATGCGCGAGTTCAACGGCATCGCCTCCGAGTTCAACGTGCACCTGTCGGAGTCGGTGCTGGCGCGCATCCAGATCACCGTGCGCACCAAGCCCGGGAGCATCCCCGCCTTCGATGTGCGCGAGCTGGAGGAGAAGCTGGTGGCCGCGGCCCGCCGCTGGGGCGACGACCTGAAGACCGCGCTGATCGAAGCCACCGGCGAGGCGCAGGGCAACGCCTTGCTGCGGCGCTTCGGCGCCGCCTTCCCGGCGGGCTACCGCGACGAGTTCGCGGCCCGCGCCGCGGTGCACGACATCCAACTGATGGCGCAGCTGAGCGATGAGCGGCGCCTGGGCATGAACCTGTACCGCCCGCTGGAGGCGCCCCCCGGCACGCTGCGCTTCAAGGTGCTGCGCCGCGGCGAGCCGATCACCCTGTCGGCCAGCCTGCCGATGCTCGAGCACCTGGGCATGAAGGTGCTCGACGAGCATCCGCACCGCGTCGCGCCGCAGGGCGAGTCGCCGGTCTGGATCCACGACTTGGGGCTGCTTGCCGCCTCGGGCGACACCGAGATCGACGTCGATGCGCTGCGCCCGGTCTTCGAGGAGGCTTTCGATGCGGTGCTGAACGGCGAGGTCGAGAACGACGACTTCAACCGCCTGGTGCCGGCGGTGCAGTTGCCGGTGCACGAGATCGTGATCCTGCGCGCCTATGCCAAGTACATGCGGCAGATCGGCTTTGCGCTTTCGCAGTCCTTCATCGAGGGCACGCTGGCCGCCCATGCCGGCATCGCGCGGGCGCTGGTCGAGCTCTTCAAGCTGCGCTTCGATCCGCAGCCGGCGCCCGACGCGCAGGCGCGCGAGGACGAGAAGGTGCGCGAGATCGAGGCCGCGCTGGACAACGTGTCCAACCTGTCAGAGGACCGCGTGTTGCGCCAGTACCTGGCGCTGATCCAGGCCACCCTGCGCACCAACTACTGGCGCCGCGACGCGGCCGGCCGGCGGCGCGGCTTCCTGTCCTTCAAGTTCGATGCGGCCAAGGTGCCCGACCTGCCGGCGCCCAAGCCGCTGTTCGAGATCTTCGTGTATTCGACGCGCTTCGAGGGCGTGCACCTGCGCGGCGGGCGCGTGGCGCGCGGCGGCCTGCGCTGGTCGGACAGGCCGGAGGATTTCCGCACCGAGGTGCTCGGGCTGGTGAAGGCGCAGATGGTGAAGAACACCGTCATCGTTCCCGTCGGTTCCAAGGGCGGCTTCGTGCTCAAGCGCGCACCGTCGCCCGCCGACCGCGACGCCTACATGCGCGAAGGCGTCGCGTGCTACCAGGACTACCTGCGAGGCCTGCTCGACATCACCGACAACCTGGCGGGCACCGCCATCGTGCCGCCGCCACAGGTGCGCCGCCACGATCCCGACGACGCATACCTCGTGGTCGCGGCCGACAAGGGCACCGCCACCTTCAGCGACTACGCCAACGGCATCAGCAAGGAGTACGGCTTCTGGCTGGGCGACGCCTTCGCCTCGGGCGGCTCGGTGGGCTACGACCACAAGGCCATGGGCATCACAGCCCGCGGCGCCTGGGAGTCGGTCAAGCGGCATTTCCGCGAGATGGGCATCGACACCCAGAGCACCGAATTCACCGTCGCCGGCGTCGGCGACATGTCGGGCGACGTGTTCGGCAACGGCATGCTCCTGTCGCGGCACATCCTGCTGGTGGCGGCCTTCGATCACCGACACATCTTCCTGGACCCCGCGCCCGACGCCGCGAAGAGCTTCGCCGAGCGCGAGCGCCTGTTCAAGCTGCCGCGCTCCTCGTGGGCCGACTACGACGCCAGCCTGATCTCCGAGGGCGGCGGGGTGCACGCGCGCAGCGCCAAGTCGATTCCGCTCACGCCGCAGGTCAAGCAGGTGCTGGACATCCACGCCGATGCGTTGACACCCACCGAGCTGGTCAACGCCATCCTCAAGGCACCCGTCGCGCTGATCTACAACGGCGGCATCGGCACCTATGTGAAGGCGGCCAGCGAGACCCACGCGCAGGTGGGCGACCGTGCCAACGATGCGCTGCGCGTCAACGGCCGCGAGCTGCGCTGCAAGGTCTTCGCCGAGGGCGGCAACCTGGGCTGCACGCAGCTCGGGCGCATCGAGTATGCGCGCTCGGGCGGGCGCATCAACACCGATGCCATCGACAACTCGGCCGGGGTCGACACCTCCGACCACGAGGTCAACATCAAGATCCTGCTGGGCCTGCCGATCACCGAGGGCGAGCTCACCGAGAAGCAGCGCAACGCGATCCTGCCGGAGATGACCGACGACGTGGCCGCCCTGGTGCTGCGCGACAACGTCTTCCAGACCCAGGTGCTCTCGGTCACCGGCCGCATCGCACCGCAACTGCTCGATGCGCAGACCCGCTTCATGCAGTACCTGGAAAAGGCCGGGCGGCTGAACCGTGCCATCGAGTACCTGCCGTCCGACGAGGAACTGGCCGAGCGCCGCGCCCAGGGCCAGGGCCTCACCAGCCCCGAGCGCGCGGTGCTGCTCGCCTACAGCAAGATCTGGCTCTACGACGAGCTGCTCGAGTCGACGCTGCCTGACGACCCCTGGGTCGCGACCGCGCTGGAACGCTACTTCCCCTCGCTGCTGCGCGAGCGCTTCGCGGCCTGGATGCCGCGCCATCCGCTCAAGCGCGAGATCATCGCCACCCACGTCACCAACAGCATGATCAACCGGGTCGGCAGCACCTTCGTGCACCGGCTCGTCGAGACCACCGGCGCGCGCGCCTTCGAGGTGGTGCGCGCCTACCTGCTGTCGCGCGAGATCTTCGGCATGGTGCCGCTGTGGCTCGCCATCGAGGCGCTGGACAACCGGGTCGACGACGAGGTGCAGTCCGGCATGCTGATCGACACCAGCCGGCAGCTGGAGCGTGGCACCATGTGGTTCCTGCGCTCGCGCCGGCTGGCCGAGGACATGGGCTCGACCATCGAGCACTTCAAATCCAACGTCGAGACGCTGTCGGCGCGCCTGCCGCAACTGCTCGACACCGACGAGCGCGCCCGCGTCGATGCCGCGGCGGCCCACTACACGTCGAGGGGCGTGCCGCGCGAGCTGGCCGAGCGCGTGGTGAACTTCGGCACGCTCTACGCCACCCTCGACATCGCCGAGATCGCCGGCAGCGCGCGCTGGCCGGTCGAGCTGGTGGCGGCGATCTACTTCGACATCGCGAATCGGCTCGGCATGCCCTGGCTGCGCGACCGCATCGCGGCACTGCCGGGCGATCAGCACTGGCAGGCGCTGGCCAAGGGCGCGATGCAGGACGACCTCTCCGGCCTGCAACGCGCCATCACCCATGCGGTGCTCACCGGCGGCGGCGAGGGCGAATCGCCGGTGGCCCGGGTCGAGGCCTGGCAGGCCGGCAACGGCCGCACGCTGGAGCGCGCGGCACAGCTGATGGGCGAACTGCGCGCGGTCGCGGTGCCCGATGCCGCGATGCTGGCGGTAGCGCTGCGCGAGCTGCGGGCGCTGGCCTGA
- the shkS gene encoding surface-behavior sensor histidine kinase ShkS has protein sequence MMGNSSFAGLGNSSFASLTPAPASADEAEPWVRGELIRSLMRASRGSYLLAAALMPAMVGLSWGHVPAWQLFVWLAIGITATACRIWGEQVYGRHYADRDSAAQQYFVERYRYLWSASAFAWGLSILIFFERTPLVNQFMSWLIVAGVATFPLNGLALHPPLLKRYVNTLFVTMLAAIVFRVIELKFERPHFHYGFLLLPGLHWWLLLRAGRRIHETARNSFELLFHNHILINSLTQQRQAAVSAVAMKNRFLASAAHDMRQPVLALSLYADWLRNEPELVAEIAPKIVRATHAVNALFDSLFDLARIDSGQVRLHIERVDVAQLLHDLELQYRPVAEAKGLSFRMHVSSGTVLTDPIRVRRMIGNLLANAIKYTAEGGVLLASRHTRDGLRVEVWDTGIGIAREHLRDVFLEFYKVADHAGTSDGFGLGLAIVARLSHALGHPVSVRSRLGRGSVFRVALHDADESQAQTRISGAVG, from the coding sequence ATGATGGGTAATTCGTCCTTCGCGGGGCTGGGCAACTCGTCCTTCGCCAGCCTCACGCCGGCGCCGGCCTCCGCCGACGAGGCCGAACCGTGGGTGCGCGGCGAGCTGATCCGCAGCCTGATGCGGGCCTCGCGCGGCTCCTACCTGCTGGCCGCGGCGCTGATGCCGGCCATGGTGGGCCTGAGCTGGGGGCATGTGCCGGCCTGGCAGCTCTTCGTCTGGCTGGCCATCGGCATCACCGCGACCGCCTGCCGCATCTGGGGCGAGCAGGTCTACGGCCGGCACTACGCCGACCGCGATTCCGCAGCCCAGCAGTACTTCGTCGAGCGGTACCGCTACCTCTGGAGCGCCAGCGCCTTCGCGTGGGGCCTGTCGATCCTGATCTTCTTCGAGCGCACGCCGCTGGTGAACCAGTTCATGAGCTGGCTCATCGTCGCCGGCGTGGCCACCTTCCCGCTCAACGGGCTGGCGCTGCATCCACCGCTGCTCAAGCGCTACGTCAACACGCTGTTCGTCACCATGCTGGCAGCGATCGTCTTCCGCGTCATCGAGCTCAAGTTCGAGCGCCCGCATTTCCACTATGGCTTCCTGCTGCTGCCGGGCCTGCACTGGTGGCTGCTCCTGCGCGCCGGCCGGCGCATCCACGAGACCGCGCGCAACAGCTTCGAGCTGCTGTTCCACAACCACATCCTGATCAACTCGCTGACCCAGCAGCGCCAGGCGGCGGTGTCGGCGGTGGCGATGAAGAACCGCTTCCTCGCCAGCGCGGCGCACGACATGCGCCAGCCGGTGCTGGCGCTCTCGCTGTACGCCGACTGGCTGCGCAACGAGCCGGAACTCGTGGCCGAGATCGCGCCGAAGATCGTGCGCGCCACGCACGCGGTCAATGCGCTTTTCGACTCGCTGTTCGACCTCGCGCGCATCGACTCGGGGCAGGTGCGGCTGCACATCGAGCGGGTGGACGTGGCCCAGCTGCTGCACGACCTCGAGCTGCAGTACCGCCCGGTCGCCGAGGCCAAGGGCCTGAGCTTTCGCATGCACGTGAGCTCGGGCACCGTGCTGACCGACCCGATCCGCGTTCGCCGCATGATCGGCAACCTGCTGGCCAATGCGATCAAGTACACGGCCGAGGGCGGCGTGCTGCTGGCCTCGCGCCACACCCGCGACGGCCTGCGGGTGGAGGTGTGGGACACCGGCATCGGCATCGCGCGCGAGCACCTGCGCGACGTGTTCCTGGAGTTCTACAAGGTGGCCGACCATGCCGGCACCTCGGACGGCTTCGGCCTCGGCCTGGCGATCGTCGCGCGGCTATCGCACGCGCTGGGGCATCCCGTCAGCGTGCGCTCCAGGCTGGGCCGGGGCAGCGTGTTCCGGGTAGCGCTGCACGATGCGGACGAGTCGCAGGCGCAGACCCGCATTTCAGGCGCCGTGGGGTAG
- a CDS encoding LuxR C-terminal-related transcriptional regulator translates to MSIYVIDDHPLMRDAIVMVLRRLRPAETIVELERLDKLASAVKQHGEPGLFCLDLKLPDVTGVSGVIAVKKIYPDVPVAVYSASPAGDMEEACIEAGADTYIEKSASSAELTAALRGLLMADTEAEEPVAAASSKLSKRQTQLIAMLDQGMSNRDIATELDISEHTVKVHLWRLFRRLGVKSRTQALHHARTNGLLSSNP, encoded by the coding sequence ATGAGTATCTATGTCATCGACGACCACCCCTTGATGCGCGACGCCATCGTGATGGTGCTGCGGCGCCTGCGGCCGGCTGAGACCATCGTGGAGCTCGAGCGGCTGGACAAGCTGGCCAGCGCCGTCAAGCAGCATGGGGAACCCGGCCTGTTCTGCCTCGACCTGAAGCTGCCCGACGTCACGGGCGTTTCAGGCGTGATCGCGGTGAAGAAGATCTACCCCGACGTGCCCGTTGCGGTCTATTCGGCCTCGCCGGCCGGCGACATGGAAGAGGCCTGCATCGAGGCCGGCGCCGACACCTACATCGAGAAGTCGGCCAGCTCGGCCGAGCTCACCGCCGCGCTGCGCGGCCTGCTGATGGCCGACACCGAGGCCGAGGAGCCGGTCGCCGCGGCCAGCAGCAAGCTCTCGAAGCGCCAGACCCAGCTGATCGCGATGCTGGACCAGGGCATGAGCAACCGCGACATCGCGACCGAGCTCGACATCAGCGAGCACACGGTGAAGGTGCACCTGTGGCGCCTGTTCAGGCGGCTCGGCGTGAAGAGCCGCACCCAGGCGCTGCATCACGCGCGCACCAACGGTCTACTCTCCAGCAACCCGTAA
- a CDS encoding tryptophan--tRNA ligase — protein sequence MASPSPKPIRFLTGITTSGTPHLGNYVGSVRPSVRFSREAHVQSFYFLADYHALIKVDEPARIQRSTLEIAATWLACGLDPQRVTFYRQSDIPEIPELTWLLTCVTGKGLLNRAHAYKAQVDKNAARGEDPDADVSAGLFMYPVLMGADILMFNAHKVPVGRDQIQHIEMARDMGQRFNHLYGEHFTLPEAEIDDAVATLPGLDGRKMSKSYDNTIPLFAPRAQLQKLIAGIVTDSRAPGEPKDTEGSALFQIYQAFADPEETETLRRAFAEGIAWADAKQRLFERIDREIAPMRAQYEALVNDPAQIEKILLAGAEKARAISRPFMAELRHAVGLRTLASAGRQGAAKPKAARAAKPAFKQYRDKDGLFYFKLLDEHGSQLLQSLGFASPQEAGRAIGTLREQRGAALTLLAAQLEPIDNANMRAATDALEALAADVTGDTSDQRRTPRDQQGPAKPARTQ from the coding sequence ATGGCAAGTCCCTCCCCCAAGCCCATCCGCTTCCTCACCGGCATCACCACCAGCGGCACGCCGCACCTGGGCAACTACGTCGGCTCGGTGCGCCCCTCGGTGCGCTTCAGCCGCGAGGCCCATGTGCAGAGCTTCTACTTCCTGGCCGACTACCACGCGCTGATCAAGGTCGATGAGCCGGCGCGCATCCAGCGCTCGACGCTGGAGATCGCGGCGACCTGGCTGGCCTGCGGCCTGGACCCGCAGCGCGTGACCTTCTACCGCCAGTCCGACATCCCCGAGATCCCGGAGCTGACCTGGCTGCTGACCTGCGTCACCGGCAAGGGCCTGCTGAACCGCGCCCATGCCTACAAGGCGCAGGTGGACAAGAACGCCGCGCGCGGCGAGGACCCGGACGCCGACGTCAGCGCCGGCCTGTTCATGTACCCCGTGCTGATGGGCGCCGACATCCTGATGTTCAACGCGCACAAGGTGCCCGTGGGCCGCGACCAGATCCAGCACATCGAGATGGCGCGCGACATGGGGCAGCGCTTCAACCACCTGTACGGCGAGCACTTCACCCTGCCCGAGGCCGAGATCGACGACGCGGTGGCCACGCTGCCGGGCCTCGACGGCCGCAAGATGAGCAAGAGCTACGACAACACCATCCCGCTCTTCGCCCCGCGCGCCCAGCTCCAGAAGCTGATCGCAGGCATCGTGACCGACTCCCGCGCGCCGGGCGAGCCCAAGGACACCGAGGGCTCGGCGCTGTTCCAGATCTACCAGGCCTTCGCCGACCCCGAGGAAACCGAAACGCTGCGGCGCGCCTTCGCGGAGGGCATTGCCTGGGCCGATGCCAAGCAGCGCCTGTTCGAGCGCATCGATCGTGAGATCGCGCCGATGCGGGCGCAGTACGAGGCTCTGGTCAACGACCCGGCGCAGATCGAGAAGATCCTGCTGGCCGGTGCCGAGAAGGCGCGCGCGATTTCACGTCCCTTCATGGCCGAGCTGCGCCATGCGGTCGGCCTGCGCACGCTGGCGTCGGCCGGTCGCCAGGGTGCGGCGAAGCCCAAGGCGGCCAGGGCTGCCAAGCCTGCGTTCAAGCAATACCGCGACAAGGATGGGCTTTTTTATTTCAAGCTGCTCGACGAACACGGCTCACAACTGTTACAAAGCTTGGGTTTCGCATCGCCGCAGGAAGCGGGCCGCGCGATCGGCACGCTGCGGGAACAGCGCGGCGCGGCCTTGACCCTGCTCGCCGCGCAGCTCGAACCCATCGACAATGCGAACATGCGCGCGGCAACGGACGCACTCGAAGCGCTCGCGGCCGACGTGACGGGCGACACGAGCGACCAGCGACGAACTCCGCGCGACCAACAAGGGCCGGCCAAGCCGGCCCGCACACAGTGA
- a CDS encoding site-2 protease family protein, producing MDISNLIEKVLIYALPVIFAITVHEAAHGYVARHLGDQTAWMMGRVTLNPIKHIDPIGTILMPLLLYFATSGAFLFGYAKPVPVNFGRLRHPKRDMIWVALAGPASNFIQAILWALAFVLMRAAGVEETFFLEMARGGVLVNLVMWAFNLFPLPPLDGGRVLAGLLPRGAAQDFLARIEPYGFFIVMGLVIAGIVSTWWLSPLMSFGYQAIGVLISPVTALLR from the coding sequence GTGGATATCTCCAACCTGATCGAAAAAGTGCTGATCTATGCACTGCCCGTGATCTTCGCGATCACGGTGCACGAGGCGGCCCACGGCTACGTGGCCCGCCACCTGGGTGACCAGACGGCCTGGATGATGGGCCGCGTGACGCTCAACCCCATCAAGCACATCGACCCCATCGGCACCATCCTGATGCCGCTGCTGCTCTACTTCGCCACCTCGGGCGCCTTCCTGTTCGGCTATGCCAAGCCGGTGCCCGTCAACTTCGGCCGGCTGCGGCACCCGAAGCGCGACATGATCTGGGTGGCGCTGGCCGGCCCGGCCTCGAACTTCATCCAGGCGATCCTGTGGGCGCTGGCCTTCGTGCTGATGCGGGCCGCCGGCGTCGAGGAGACCTTCTTCCTCGAGATGGCGCGCGGCGGCGTGCTGGTCAATCTGGTGATGTGGGCCTTCAACCTGTTCCCCCTGCCCCCCCTGGACGGCGGCCGGGTGCTCGCCGGCCTGCTGCCGCGCGGCGCCGCGCAGGACTTCCTGGCGCGCATCGAGCCCTACGGATTCTTCATCGTCATGGGCCTGGTCATCGCCGGCATCGTCAGCACCTGGTGGCTGAGCCCGCTGATGAGCTTCGGCTACCAGGCCATCGGCGTGCTCATCTCGCCCGTCACGGCGCTGCTGCGCTGA
- a CDS encoding L-threonylcarbamoyladenylate synthase: MAQFFELHPDNPQQRLLKQAAALLARGEIVAVPTDSSYALACHLDDKDAADQLRRIRQVDEKHHLTLLCRDLSELSSYAKVDNKQYRLLKAATPGPYTFLLEATKEVPRRVSHPQRKTIGLRVPDHKVLGELLMLHGEPLLATTLIPPGETEALNDAQAIRERFEKQIGAVIACGACPSEPTTVVDLTPMGTGGEPVLVRQGRGSLAALGL; encoded by the coding sequence ATGGCCCAGTTTTTCGAACTCCATCCCGACAATCCCCAGCAGCGCCTGCTCAAGCAGGCGGCCGCCCTGCTGGCGCGCGGCGAGATCGTGGCGGTGCCCACCGATTCGAGCTACGCGCTGGCCTGCCACCTGGATGACAAGGACGCGGCGGACCAGCTGCGCCGCATCCGCCAGGTCGACGAGAAGCACCACCTCACCCTGCTGTGCCGCGACCTGAGCGAGCTCTCGAGCTACGCGAAGGTGGACAACAAGCAGTACCGCCTCCTGAAGGCCGCGACGCCGGGCCCCTACACCTTCCTGCTCGAAGCCACCAAGGAGGTGCCGCGGCGGGTCAGCCATCCCCAGCGCAAGACCATCGGCCTGCGCGTGCCCGACCACAAGGTGCTGGGCGAGCTGCTCATGCTGCATGGCGAGCCGCTGCTGGCCACCACCCTGATCCCGCCCGGCGAGACCGAGGCGCTCAACGATGCGCAGGCGATCCGCGAGCGCTTCGAGAAGCAGATCGGCGCGGTGATCGCCTGCGGCGCCTGCCCCTCGGAACCCACCACCGTGGTCGACCTGACGCCCATGGGCACCGGCGGCGAGCCGGTCCTGGTGCGCCAGGGCCGCGGCTCGCTGGCGGCGCTGGGCCTGTGA